One region of Streptococcus parasanguinis genomic DNA includes:
- a CDS encoding GNAT family N-acetyltransferase, with product MNIWTNLAAYSLIETQRLYLRPFLFEDAEDFYKIASNPENLHFIFPAQADLAETQYVLANYFMKNPLGVWAICDKETNQMIGSIKFEKLDEIKGEAELGYFLHKDFWGKGLMTEAVKELVSLSFEKFQLKELKIVTHVENAGSQKVALKAGFRLFRQFKGSDRYTRKMRDYYDFRLGRGDFYE from the coding sequence CACTAATTGAAACACAAAGGTTGTATTTACGACCTTTTCTCTTTGAGGATGCGGAAGATTTTTATAAGATTGCTTCGAATCCTGAAAATTTACACTTTATCTTCCCTGCACAAGCCGATCTTGCTGAAACTCAATATGTACTAGCCAACTATTTCATGAAAAATCCTTTGGGGGTTTGGGCGATCTGTGATAAGGAAACCAATCAGATGATTGGCTCCATCAAGTTTGAAAAGTTGGATGAAATTAAGGGAGAGGCTGAGTTAGGCTACTTTTTACACAAAGATTTTTGGGGAAAGGGTCTGATGACAGAAGCGGTCAAAGAGTTGGTCTCTCTATCGTTTGAAAAATTTCAACTGAAGGAGCTTAAGATTGTCACCCATGTTGAAAATGCAGGGAGTCAAAAGGTCGCTTTAAAGGCTGGCTTTCGTCTCTTTCGTCAATTTAAAGGGAGTGACCGTTATACGCGTAAAATGCGCGATTATTATGATTTCCGCCTAGGTAGAGGGGACTTCTATGAGTAA
- the spxR gene encoding CBS-HotDog domain-containing transcription factor SpxR has protein sequence MSKHQEILDYLEKLPIGKRVSVRSISNFLNVSDGTAYRAIKEAENQGIVETRPRSGTIRVKSKKAVLEHLTYREIQEITGSEILAGEEGLEKEFNKFYIGAMTEKHVLDYVSEGGLLIVGDRTSIQRLALKHDNAVLVTGGFEVSEDVIDLANQVQIPVIRTSHDTYTVATMINKALSNMQIKTDILTVEQVYRPFHEYGYLSETDTVRDYLDLVRKNRFSRFPVVNQHQMVVGVVTMRDAGDKAPQTTLDKVMSRTIFTTNLSTSIATISQRMIAEDYEMIPVVRNNQTLLGVITRRDVMDRISKVQFSSLPTFSEQIGQKIQTENDHYQFTVEPSMLEKSGVLANGVMIEVLMKVVRKMMQHSGRSLIVEQLIINFLQAVQVDDVIRIEPQLVRRTRRSALVDFSLYLDLQLVAKATITIKIN, from the coding sequence ATGAGTAAACACCAAGAGATTTTAGACTATCTCGAAAAATTACCGATTGGAAAACGGGTCAGTGTTCGGAGTATTTCCAATTTTTTGAATGTCAGTGATGGAACAGCTTATCGTGCCATTAAAGAAGCTGAAAATCAAGGAATTGTAGAAACGCGTCCTAGAAGTGGGACCATCCGTGTTAAATCGAAAAAGGCTGTACTAGAGCATTTGACGTATCGAGAAATCCAGGAAATTACCGGTTCGGAAATTTTAGCTGGTGAAGAGGGGCTCGAAAAAGAATTTAATAAATTCTACATCGGTGCCATGACGGAGAAGCACGTCCTAGACTATGTGTCTGAAGGGGGCCTTTTGATCGTGGGAGACCGCACCAGCATTCAACGATTGGCATTAAAGCATGACAATGCAGTCTTGGTGACAGGTGGCTTTGAGGTGAGTGAAGATGTGATTGATCTGGCCAATCAGGTGCAAATCCCAGTCATCCGAACTTCACACGATACCTATACCGTCGCGACCATGATCAATAAGGCCTTGTCCAACATGCAGATCAAGACGGATATCTTGACAGTGGAACAGGTCTATCGGCCCTTCCATGAGTACGGCTATCTTTCTGAGACGGATACGGTCCGGGATTATTTAGATTTGGTTCGAAAGAATCGCTTTAGTCGTTTTCCGGTTGTCAATCAGCACCAGATGGTAGTGGGCGTCGTAACCATGAGAGATGCTGGAGATAAGGCACCTCAGACGACCCTTGATAAGGTGATGTCACGGACTATTTTTACCACTAATTTGTCCACCAGCATTGCAACGATTAGCCAACGGATGATCGCTGAAGATTATGAAATGATTCCTGTTGTTCGTAATAACCAGACCTTGCTGGGTGTTATTACGCGTCGGGATGTCATGGATCGGATTAGCAAGGTGCAGTTTTCGAGCTTACCAACCTTTAGTGAGCAGATTGGTCAAAAGATTCAAACAGAAAACGACCATTACCAATTTACAGTGGAGCCAAGTATGTTGGAGAAAAGTGGTGTTTTGGCCAATGGGGTCATGATCGAAGTGCTGATGAAGGTTGTTCGCAAGATGATGCAACACAGTGGGCGTAGCTTGATCGTCGAACAGCTGATCATCAATTTTTTACAAGCTGTGCAGGTGGACGATGTGATCCGCATTGAACCACAACTTGTTCGGCGAACCAGACGTTCAGCCTTGGTTGATTTTAGCTTGTATCTAGATTTGCAGCTGGTCGCAAAAGCAACCATTACCATTAAGATTAATTAA
- a CDS encoding methionyl aminopeptidase — translation MITLKSQREIEAMDRAGDFLASIHIGLRDLIKPGLDLWEVEEYVRRRCKEANVLPLQIGVEGSLMDYPYATCCGLNDEVAHAFPRHVILKDGDLLKVDMVLSEPLDKSVLDVSKLDFDNVAQVKKYTESYTGGLADSCWAYAVGNVSQEVKDLMDVTKECLYKGIEKAVVGNRLGDIGAAIQEYAESKGYGVVRDLVGHGVGPTMHEEPMVPHYGRAGRGLRLREGMVLTIEPMINTGTWEIDTDMETGWAHKTLDGGLSCQYEHQFVITKDGPVILTSQGEEGTY, via the coding sequence ATGATTACATTAAAATCACAACGTGAAATTGAAGCAATGGATCGTGCAGGAGATTTCCTTGCCAGCATCCATATTGGATTGCGTGACTTGATCAAGCCAGGGCTCGACCTTTGGGAAGTAGAAGAATATGTCCGCCGTCGCTGTAAAGAAGCCAATGTCTTACCACTTCAAATCGGAGTAGAAGGTAGTCTCATGGACTATCCTTACGCGACTTGTTGCGGTTTAAATGATGAGGTTGCCCATGCCTTTCCCCGTCATGTTATCCTGAAAGATGGTGATCTCCTCAAGGTAGATATGGTCTTATCTGAGCCACTCGACAAGTCTGTTCTGGATGTTTCAAAATTAGATTTTGATAATGTAGCCCAAGTGAAGAAATACACGGAGTCCTATACTGGTGGCTTGGCGGACTCTTGCTGGGCTTATGCGGTTGGAAATGTTTCTCAGGAAGTTAAAGATTTGATGGACGTGACTAAAGAATGTCTTTACAAAGGAATTGAGAAAGCAGTCGTAGGCAACCGCTTGGGAGATATTGGCGCAGCGATTCAAGAGTATGCAGAAAGCAAAGGCTATGGCGTGGTGCGTGACTTGGTCGGACACGGTGTCGGGCCTACCATGCATGAAGAACCAATGGTCCCACATTATGGTCGTGCTGGACGCGGTCTTCGTTTGCGTGAAGGTATGGTCTTGACGATTGAGCCAATGATCAATACCGGTACTTGGGAGATTGATACGGATATGGAAACTGGATGGGCCCATAAGACCCTCGACGGTGGCCTTTCTTGTCAATACGAGCATCAATTTGTGATTACAAAAGATGGTCCAGTGATCCTAACTAGTCAAGGTGAGGAAGGAACATACTAA
- a CDS encoding YihY/virulence factor BrkB family protein, which translates to MKKVLQKILGQPFIKGFVRFYQSAESDITSIAVAYYLLISIFPLMLIAANILPYFHIRPTQILLSLQKVLPASLYRIVAQMISSVLTKPSTGLLSFSIVSALWIFSQSIAYLQKAYNKSYGVEKERGIIWGRLFSFLISFALQGLFGLSLILSMFGKMIVRYLYQTFSFDRTIYVRLLNLTEPTIYLLLFVSLVLLYYTLPNVKIPKFRYVLPGATFVVAVLYAILNIFWKYVDRYVSHFLDARFFGSVVLAVIMFWFILVAKIMIIGCILNASIQFAREAKFQTRSGEIVSKLKSEEVDFRHREVSQKLKRRLRLIKKEKTE; encoded by the coding sequence ATGAAAAAGGTCCTACAAAAAATACTGGGACAGCCATTTATAAAAGGCTTCGTGCGATTTTATCAGAGTGCAGAGTCTGATATCACTAGCATTGCGGTTGCCTATTATTTGCTGATCTCCATTTTCCCTTTGATGCTGATTGCAGCCAATATTTTACCCTACTTTCATATTCGTCCTACCCAAATTCTTTTGAGCTTACAAAAAGTCTTGCCAGCCTCCTTATATCGAATAGTGGCACAGATGATTTCGAGTGTGTTGACCAAACCGTCAACAGGCTTACTGAGTTTTTCGATTGTTTCCGCTTTGTGGATCTTCTCACAGAGCATTGCCTACCTCCAAAAAGCCTATAACAAGAGTTATGGGGTGGAAAAGGAGCGTGGTATTATCTGGGGGCGACTCTTTAGCTTTCTGATCAGTTTTGCCTTGCAGGGCTTGTTTGGACTCTCGCTGATCCTTTCCATGTTTGGGAAAATGATCGTTCGTTATCTCTATCAGACCTTTTCATTTGATCGGACGATTTATGTGCGCTTACTGAATTTGACAGAGCCGACCATCTACCTCTTACTTTTTGTCAGTCTGGTCTTGCTCTATTACACCCTTCCAAATGTCAAAATTCCAAAATTTAGATATGTATTGCCAGGGGCGACCTTTGTTGTTGCTGTCCTGTATGCGATCTTGAATATCTTTTGGAAATATGTGGATCGTTATGTGAGTCATTTCTTAGATGCTCGTTTCTTCGGTTCGGTCGTCCTAGCGGTCATCATGTTCTGGTTCATCTTGGTGGCAAAAATCATGATTATTGGTTGTATTTTAAACGCCAGTATCCAATTTGCCAGAGAAGCCAAGTTCCAAACGCGCAGTGGAGAAATTGTCTCTAAGTTAAAATCAGAAGAAGTGGACTTTCGGCATAGAGAAGTTTCACAAAAATTAAAGCGTCGGTTACGCTTGATAAAAAAAGAAAAAACGGAATAA
- a CDS encoding MarR family winged helix-turn-helix transcriptional regulator, whose protein sequence is MSILREIGIIARALDSIANIEFRDLDLARGQYLYLVRIAEQPGMIQEELSEVLKVDRSTVARSVKKLEERGLIQQRPRGENLKIKEWELTEKGKQIYPFILGEHLYSETTALKGFSKEEVAQLEEYLIRVRENITLDWELVKKGQKRNYSEVKQ, encoded by the coding sequence ATGAGTATTTTGCGTGAGATTGGAATCATTGCGAGAGCACTGGATTCTATAGCAAATATTGAATTCCGAGATTTGGATCTGGCGCGTGGTCAATACCTCTACTTGGTGCGAATTGCCGAGCAACCTGGAATGATTCAGGAAGAACTCTCTGAAGTCTTGAAAGTAGATCGATCCACCGTTGCAAGGTCTGTAAAAAAACTAGAAGAACGAGGCTTGATTCAACAGCGTCCAAGGGGTGAAAACCTTAAAATCAAGGAATGGGAATTAACTGAAAAAGGTAAGCAGATTTACCCCTTCATTTTAGGGGAGCATCTTTACTCTGAGACAACTGCCTTAAAAGGATTTTCCAAAGAAGAAGTCGCACAGTTAGAGGAGTATCTCATCCGAGTTCGAGAGAATATCACCTTGGATTGGGAGCTAGTCAAAAAAGGTCAAAAAAGAAATTACAGTGAGGTAAAGCAATGA
- a CDS encoding B3/B4 domain-containing protein: MKVTVDQAFWDLFPTASITVMSLYGIDNTVDEAKDPYFKELLDKGTKRAWEFIDEENYTQSEFVQEWRQAFSKFKTKKGARSSIEALLKRVHQGREFYPINPLVDLYNSVSMAYALPCGGEDMDKLVGGLSLGQAKGGEPFFPLGADEDAPALEGEIIYYDQEGAVCRCLNWREAQRTMLTEDTKDAILVIEAINEEQAKRAQTAMQELKDLAKDYFGVEGTIHQLSAEHASIEV, from the coding sequence ATGAAAGTGACAGTCGATCAAGCATTTTGGGATTTATTTCCAACAGCTAGCATTACAGTGATGTCTTTGTATGGCATTGATAATACAGTAGATGAAGCCAAGGATCCTTATTTCAAAGAATTGTTGGACAAGGGTACCAAGCGAGCATGGGAATTTATCGATGAAGAAAACTATACCCAGAGTGAATTTGTCCAAGAGTGGCGCCAAGCTTTTAGCAAGTTTAAAACAAAAAAAGGAGCCCGATCTTCCATCGAGGCACTCTTAAAACGGGTTCACCAGGGGCGTGAATTCTATCCGATTAATCCGTTGGTGGATCTTTACAATAGTGTGTCTATGGCTTATGCCCTTCCTTGTGGGGGAGAAGATATGGATAAATTGGTGGGTGGCCTCTCTCTAGGTCAAGCGAAAGGAGGCGAACCTTTCTTTCCATTAGGAGCTGACGAAGATGCGCCAGCTTTGGAAGGGGAGATCATCTACTACGACCAAGAAGGCGCCGTTTGCCGTTGTTTGAATTGGCGTGAGGCTCAAAGAACCATGCTAACGGAAGATACCAAGGACGCTATTTTGGTCATTGAAGCCATCAACGAGGAGCAGGCCAAACGAGCCCAGACAGCCATGCAGGAATTGAAAGATCTAGCCAAGGATTATTTTGGGGTTGAAGGCACCATCCATCAATTAAGTGCAGAGCATGCAAGTATAGAAGTTTAA
- a CDS encoding GtrA family protein, whose product MKILIKKFFDNEILSYLFFGVATTIVSVGTRLFIYQVSRDERLATAIGNIAGILFAFATNDTIVFKQERKGWFQRLIRFAIARSGTFILDMALTEIFVKQFPGIIGQFVNNNKSQINLIETLFAQVAIVVLNYVFSKLFVFKNKNKA is encoded by the coding sequence ATGAAAATACTAATTAAAAAATTTTTTGATAATGAAATTTTATCCTATCTCTTTTTTGGGGTTGCCACAACCATTGTTTCCGTCGGAACCCGCCTCTTCATCTATCAAGTGTCTCGTGATGAACGATTAGCGACCGCGATTGGAAACATCGCTGGGATCCTCTTTGCCTTTGCGACCAACGATACCATTGTCTTTAAACAAGAAAGAAAGGGCTGGTTTCAGCGCTTGATTCGATTTGCAATTGCGCGCTCTGGGACCTTTATTCTAGATATGGCCTTGACTGAGATTTTTGTCAAGCAATTCCCAGGAATTATCGGGCAATTTGTCAACAATAACAAGAGTCAAATCAATCTGATTGAAACCCTCTTTGCACAAGTGGCCATTGTGGTCCTCAATTACGTCTTTAGTAAACTCTTTGTCTTTAAAAACAAAAATAAGGCTTGA
- a CDS encoding QueT transporter family protein, which yields MKQLTARDMAQIAIVAAIYIVLTITPPLNAMAYYGYQFRVSEMMNFLAFYNKKYLIGVTLGCMIANLFSFGWIDVFVGGGSTFVFLGLGLILFGRFKNKFVFNGLIRLDHFLFAIFFSISMFTIALELYYLQGQPFFYNWLTMGLGEFASLIFGAIVINQLSKRIDFTK from the coding sequence ATGAAACAGTTAACTGCTCGTGATATGGCACAAATTGCCATTGTTGCTGCGATTTATATCGTATTGACCATTACCCCACCTCTTAACGCTATGGCCTACTATGGCTATCAATTCCGCGTTTCGGAGATGATGAATTTCTTAGCCTTCTACAATAAGAAGTATCTGATTGGGGTGACGCTTGGTTGTATGATTGCTAACTTATTTAGTTTTGGATGGATCGATGTCTTTGTTGGTGGAGGTTCAACCTTTGTCTTCCTAGGACTTGGACTTATTCTATTTGGTCGGTTCAAAAACAAGTTCGTATTCAACGGCCTTATTCGGTTAGACCATTTCTTGTTTGCGATTTTCTTTTCCATCTCCATGTTTACGATTGCCTTGGAACTTTATTACCTTCAAGGCCAACCATTCTTCTATAACTGGTTGACCATGGGATTGGGCGAATTTGCATCCTTGATTTTTGGAGCGATTGTGATCAATCAACTTTCTAAACGGATCGATTTTACAAAATAA
- the ligA gene encoding NAD-dependent DNA ligase LigA codes for MKTRMKELVELLNRYAYEYYTKDAPSVSDSEYDQLYRELVELETAHPDEILPESPTHRVGGVVLKGFTKYQHQYPLYSLQDAFSREELEAFDQRVRKEFPSISYVCELKIDGLSISLTYENGVLVTGATRGDGSVGEDITENLKRVKDIPLVLPEPVNITVRGECYMPRASFDRVNQIRQENGEPEFANPRNAAAGTLRQLDTKIVAKRNLATFLYQEVSPTDQSSQEGVLEKLARLGFVVNQERVLAEDMEQIWDFIQKVAQLREDLPYDIDGIVIKVNDLAVQEELGFTVKAPKWAVAYKFPAEEKEAKILSVDWTVGRTGVVTPTANLTPVQLAGTTVSRATLHNVDYIAEKDIHQDDTVIVYKAGDIIPAVLRVVKDKRVSDQALAIPTHCPSCQSELLHFEDEVALRCINPLCPAQIKEGLNHFASRDAMNITGLGPAVVEKLFAAQLVEDVAGIYRLTVEDLLTLEGFKEKSAEKLYEAIQASKENSAEKLLFGLGIRHVGSKVSQILLQEFHDLDQLATADPERIAGIDSLGMVVAESLKRYFAQEGSKRLLQELKEAGVNMAYLGEKVAADAALSGMTVVLTGKLERLTRSEAKAKLESLGAKVTGSVSKKTDLVVAGSDAGSKLTKAQELGIQVEDEAWLESL; via the coding sequence ATGAAAACCAGAATGAAAGAATTAGTGGAATTACTCAATCGATATGCTTACGAGTATTACACAAAAGACGCTCCATCTGTTTCAGATAGTGAATATGATCAATTATATCGGGAGTTGGTGGAACTAGAAACCGCTCATCCTGATGAGATCTTACCAGAGAGTCCAACTCACCGTGTAGGTGGGGTGGTTTTAAAAGGCTTTACCAAATACCAGCACCAGTATCCCCTTTATAGTTTGCAGGATGCTTTTTCGCGTGAAGAATTAGAAGCCTTTGATCAGCGTGTCCGTAAGGAATTTCCTTCTATCAGCTATGTATGTGAGCTGAAAATCGATGGCTTGTCCATTTCCCTCACCTATGAAAATGGAGTCCTCGTAACGGGGGCGACACGTGGGGATGGTTCTGTCGGTGAGGATATTACAGAGAACCTCAAGCGGGTCAAGGATATTCCTTTGGTGTTACCAGAGCCAGTGAACATTACAGTTCGAGGCGAGTGCTACATGCCACGGGCTTCCTTTGATCGGGTCAATCAGATCCGTCAAGAAAACGGCGAGCCGGAGTTTGCTAATCCGAGGAATGCTGCTGCAGGAACGCTTCGCCAATTGGATACGAAAATCGTGGCCAAGCGAAATCTTGCAACTTTCTTGTATCAAGAAGTGAGCCCGACAGATCAAAGCAGTCAGGAAGGCGTGCTTGAGAAATTAGCCCGGTTAGGCTTTGTCGTGAACCAAGAGCGAGTGCTGGCTGAGGATATGGAGCAAATTTGGGACTTTATCCAAAAAGTAGCTCAGCTTCGAGAGGATCTTCCCTACGATATCGATGGGATCGTCATCAAGGTCAATGACCTAGCTGTTCAAGAAGAACTAGGCTTTACCGTTAAGGCTCCTAAATGGGCTGTCGCCTATAAGTTTCCAGCTGAAGAAAAAGAAGCGAAAATCCTATCGGTGGATTGGACGGTTGGACGGACCGGTGTTGTCACGCCAACTGCCAATCTAACTCCAGTCCAGCTAGCAGGAACTACCGTTAGTCGGGCAACCTTGCACAATGTGGACTATATTGCTGAAAAAGATATTCATCAGGATGATACCGTCATCGTCTACAAGGCGGGTGATATCATTCCTGCGGTCTTACGTGTTGTTAAAGATAAGCGAGTCTCTGATCAAGCATTAGCCATTCCAACTCATTGTCCAAGCTGCCAGAGTGAGTTGCTTCATTTCGAGGATGAGGTGGCCCTTCGCTGTATCAATCCACTCTGTCCAGCGCAGATCAAGGAAGGATTGAACCACTTTGCAAGTCGGGATGCTATGAATATCACAGGCTTGGGTCCAGCTGTTGTAGAGAAACTCTTCGCCGCTCAGTTGGTAGAGGATGTAGCTGGGATCTATCGTCTGACAGTCGAGGATCTATTGACCTTAGAAGGCTTTAAAGAAAAATCTGCTGAAAAACTCTATGAAGCCATTCAAGCTTCAAAAGAGAATTCAGCTGAGAAATTACTCTTTGGTTTGGGGATCCGCCATGTCGGTAGCAAGGTTAGTCAAATCTTGCTCCAAGAATTCCATGACCTCGATCAATTGGCTACAGCTGATCCAGAACGAATTGCTGGCATTGACAGTCTCGGTATGGTCGTGGCTGAAAGCCTCAAGCGTTATTTCGCGCAAGAAGGATCCAAGCGCCTACTGCAAGAGCTTAAAGAAGCTGGCGTCAATATGGCTTATCTTGGTGAGAAAGTCGCTGCTGATGCGGCCCTATCAGGAATGACAGTCGTTTTGACTGGGAAGCTAGAGCGACTCACGCGTTCAGAAGCTAAGGCAAAATTAGAAAGTTTGGGCGCTAAGGTAACTGGATCGGTTTCCAAAAAAACAGATTTAGTCGTTGCAGGCAGTGACGCTGGTAGCAAGTTAACCAAAGCACAAGAATTAGGAATCCAGGTAGAAGATGAGGCCTGGCTTGAAAGTTTATAG